The Silene latifolia isolate original U9 population chromosome Y, ASM4854445v1, whole genome shotgun sequence sequence TCCACCGGCTCGCCATACCTGATGATTTAATTTGCACCCAAAAGTTTCAGCGGGTTTTCCGCCGGTGGTCAGCCGGCGGCCGGTTAACCGGCTCAGACTCCTTTTCCCCGCATTTCGAACTTCCTTGTAGTTTTCGACCTAAATAAttgtaaactataaataccccctccttatcgacacacaaccctagatctgagaattttccataaatatttgtaatctttccttaatcaagctttaatctttccttaataattagtaattacttagtgaaattagttagtattagtgagaatcaattgtttacacttggttTTTGAAGATTGTATTGGGAGATTTTGGAGGTTTTCCTTCATATTATTCAATCAAAACAATCACCTTTACTTTTGTTGGTACATCTCTTCCCTTATTcactttttaatcaattgtttacattttggtTTGTCTCTTATAATTGCTATAATCATTTCCATGTCTTCTCTTTATGTTGTTTGTTCTTCTCTTTTTGTTAGCATGATGAATttcaacatgagtgagtagttacccttctagggtttagggggagtctaaatcGGATTATTGGGCATGATAGGTTGATAGTTTTGAGTCTTTGGTGTAGAAATTGTCTTTCTTTGCATTgcatacaaggtgtttgacgaattGTGTGAGAGAAAGCTTGTGCCTTTTGTCTTGATAGCTTAATTCCTCCATTAAATGAGAGTTTGTTGGTGGTCTTGTTGCATGCTTTAGAATGGGTAGTTGCTCAATGAGAGTTGCTAATCGCCTATAGGATAATCAAGAGATTGAATCCCGTCCTAAGACAAACCTACACCTTAGACTAGTTTAATCGACTTGTTTGCCCATAGTTCGCTTAGATGACCCCGAAAACCCTAGTCTTTAATCAATCGAATACATACTTCTCTTAATTACTTGCATTAGTTACAACTAGTTTAAACCAACTTCACCTCCTTACAATTTTTGACTAGACTTGATTCTTACCTAGACTAAGTAGAAACCCCCGCCGTCTTCGTGTTCGACACCCGACTAAATACTACATTTAATTAggtttttataaattgttttgataaGGGTAGCGACGACAAATCCCCATTATCAGAAAGCCACTATTTCAATAGTGTATTATGTAGTATAAATAGGATAGTTTTATGCTGTGTATTGTACTTAGAACTCACAAGCAAAACAAACAATAAGAAAGTTTGTACGTAAGAGTTTAGTGAGTCAATAATATTAGTGAGTTAGTTAAGAGTGTGAGTGTTTATTTGTAATGGTATATTTCCAATTTGTTTGAGTGATAATAAAATTATTCTAAGAGTGCAATTTATTATTATCGTCTTACTCTTATCACATAATATTTTTCATTACGCTTCCGTATAAAATACACTCTGATTCGCTACATATCATTGACCCTTATGCCAACTATCTAATACTCCGTAATATTTTTTCATGTGGATTATTTccctttattttttttcttttgtaagAATTTAAAATGTAGTAAGAGGATGGATAAGAGGATCCTCTCTAATGTAAACAAAATATAGAGAGGAGGATAAACTTAGAAGAAATGAAGGTGGGTCATAGAGGAGCTGATATGTCAAAAAATGAGAGGGTGAAAGAACAAATAGGAGGATCATACCATCCTCTTTATTGCTCATGCTCTaaattgtaaaattgattggTTGTTTGTAGTGTTGAACTGTTGGCTATTTGGGCAACCTGGCACGGTCCTACTCATGGGTAACGATTATGCTAGCCCGCAATCCCGCATATAAGCCCGACCTCGTCTCTCCCATCGTGCCGGTGCATATTAGATAAAGTGTTTCTATGAGTTGGGTTCTGGTGTAACCGTGCAAATCATGGAAGGAAAATTTACCCTACACCTTAGAAGATTGGTTAAGTAATTGGAAAGCAATGAGATCATGGAAAGAGAAAAGGATAGCACAGAGAACGACCTTTCGTCTTGGTGTTTGAATACGTGTTGCTGTTCTCCGTCTTTGTTGTGTCTTTGTAACTTTGTGCGGGACTCTACTCGCTGTAGGTCTCTGGGTTTATCTCTTATTAATAAAAAAATCGTGCCAGTGCATGGCCAGAGATTTGGGGGGCCGTCTACCCTGGGccagccaaaaaaaaaaatggtccAGCTGTACGTCCCAACTCAGCCACGGGTCAGTTCAGGGCAGGAATGAAAAAAGCGTGACCCAGCCCTTGTCGTCTGGTTCACATCGGAGGAAGTATTTGTATCAAGGCAAACAAAACTTGGAATTGGACCCCTCTACATCTGACATTCGCTTCATTCATTCTACCAAAGAGTTGTAGCCTTGTAGATCATAAACCCTAGCCCGCATGGAAAGAAGAGGAACCTGTATGTCATCTTACCTACTCCTGCTCATCTTATCCTCATTACAAGGTTTAACGAAACATCATACAAGTTTAGCAAAATCCTGCGTCCGCTTAGGGTTCCATGAATTAGACATACTCAGTACAAGTTAATTATCAATTGGGGCTTCACATTAAAGCAAAAAGTCCCCTCCTCTCTGAATTCCGTTATTCCTCTGCGCCTCATATAACCCTGCCCAACTTCTCGTAAAAGGACAGAAATATCTTAATAGGACATTTTGTAGTTTTTaagtaaaaccgtcttacaccaGATCGACTAACATATTCGAAAAGTCACAGTGTACCTCAACATGACTGACGTAACTGCATCCCTTAAGAAAAGTTACAAATGCACTAAATTCCTGGAACAATTCTACAGTGGTGGACCCGTGGCTGTCTCAACTGATGGCTCCTTCATGGCATGCGCCTGCAACAACACCATTAAAATTGTCAACTGCGTCACCGCAAACGCCTCTATCAAAGCCACCCTCGAAGGCGACTCTGAAGCCGTTACCGCTCTCGCTATCTCCCCTGACAATGCATTCCTTTTCTCTGCTAGTCACAGTTGCCAAATTATGGTTTGGGACCTCTCTTCGCTCACCTGTGTGCGCTCTTGGAAGGTAACCTAACTACTCGCATTCTTTTGTATTTTGCTATAGGTTCGTTTGAACGTAAACTTTGACCATTAATCTATCCAAATACACACGTAAATGCACGCACACTGTCACGCTTCTTGCTTTTGATTTATCACTATTGTATATTGTGAAAAAATAACGATTTTTGTTTTATTGATTTAGAATATTGGTGAGGGTCCAGTGCTGGCTATGGCTTGTGATGCGTCTGGTGGAATGCTTGCGACTGTCGGAGCTGACAGAAAAGTGCTTGTATGGGACGTAGACGCAGGATATTGCACACATTACTTTAAGGGGCATACAGGGATTGTTAATTGCATCCTATTTCATCCTGATCCTAACAACCTCATTGTAAACTCACTTATTTTctcaattcttcaataatttaCGCTTGGGATTATTTTGTACAAATTTTGTAACATTGCTTTGGCAATTCTCTATAGCTTTTCTCGGCAAGTGATGACACCACTGTCCGGGCTTGGGATCTTGTAGCTGGAAAATCAAAACAATGTGCTGCTACAATGAAGAATCACGCTTCTGCTGTGGTTACGTTAGCGATTTCAGAAGATAGAAGGTTCCTGTTCAGTGCTGGAAGAGATCAGGCATAGCTCTACGTctctaccctttaaatttaataATCTTGTTGTTTGTGTATATAGAATTTGTGAATCTATCCAATTCTAGCCCTGCACTATATCGGCAGCTTATTTGTGTTTATTTCAATGGCCGACTTTTACATAGGGTACCTTAACGAGTATAATTAATTGTCAAATTGTTTCAGGTGGTCAGTGTGTGGGATCTTAGCAGCTATACCTGCAAGATGACGATACTAACAAATGAGGTTCTTGCTGCTGTTTGTGCAATTCATTCTGGAACTCCATTTTATGACAGTTTATCCTTGAACAAGCTTGGACAGAGTAAAAGTATACAAGAAGTTTATTTCTTAACTGCTGGTGAACGGGGGATTGTCCGTATATGGTAATGAACTCTTGTTGTAATTCTATTACGTCCTTTGTTCCATATGCCTGTTAGTTTAGACACTTCCGAGTCCTGCAACTATCAGTGGCTTAAAAGATGTTTATCTTCTACTCATTCCATTTCTATAACAGGGAAGTTTGTTTGTCTAAGAAGAAATATTCAGAGGTAGTTTTTAAAACAGACCAGGATGACCAGAGAAGAGGCTTCACTGCGGCACATATGCTGCCCTCTGATCAGGGATTGTTGTGCATAACTGCTGACCAGCAGTTTCTTTTTTACTCACCCTTGAAGCATTCTGAGAAAATTCTACATTTGAGCCTTACTAAGCGACTTATTGGATACAATGAAGTAATAGTAGATATGAAGTTTGTAGGCGAAGATGAAAATCTTCTTGCTGTTGCCACCAATATTGAACAGGTATTTTGCCCTTCAAACCATTTTAGGCGGTTGCCTCATATTTATGGATACATTTTTAAATGGGATGTCGTGTTACATACTCCTGCGTAGTATACTGAGACTCTTTATGTGCAGGTGCATGTTTATGACATGGCATCAATGTCATGTTCGTATGTACTTGCTGGACATTCTAAAATAGTTTTGTGTCTCGACACCTTCATTGGAAGTTCTGGAAGCACATATATTGTGACTGGAAGCAAGGACAAAGATGTAAGTAGCCCTCCTTATATTTCTATCACCCCTTGTCAGGAACAGGAAGAGCCGCTATGCTCTTAGTTACGTACCCTGGAGGGAGAATCATATTTCTGATATCAAAATTGACCTTCCGACCTTTTATTATTATATTCTTTTTGTGATCATGAAATCTTAGCCCTAAACAAGGTTATATTCATGCATGCAACTCCAAAAATTTACAATAGGTTGAGTGGATTCCGTTGTCTTGTGTTTAGGACCTTCACCTCATTTTTTTGTATATGGCGCTTTATTTTCTTTGCTCCAGGTGAGATTATGGGACACAGAAACAAGAAAGTGTGTAGGGGTTGGGATCGGTCACCTGAAAGGTGTTGGAGCTGTTGCTTTTTCAAAGAAACAGCGGAACTTTTTCGTCAGTGGTAGTCGGTCAGATGCCTTAAATCTTTATTTATCCTCCCTTCTCCTTCCTCATATGTGAAACAAGTCTTTATTTATGCAACTCTATTGCATTCATGCTTCTAGTGTTGATAACAGTACATCTACGTCTGTGTAGTAATTATTGCATTGTTGACTTGAAGATGTGAAATGTTTAGCCTTTAAAATGTTAGACtttttcaattaaataagaaCACTTCTGTGTGACTATACTCGGTGATTTTCTGGCGGTACAATGCCCCAATGCTGTGGTGAAGGGGCTTTGCTGGTTGTTTAAGGAGGGTAAAAAGAAATGGGGTGAAAAAAGCGACGACTATGAATTGTGCAGTATTTGGATTCCTCCAACTCGGATCCAAAGGCGATCTACTCATTTCTTACAAGGGCCAAGGCATCTTTCTTCCTGAAACTCCTATGATATTACCATGAACTGTCTGTGACATAATTTAAATGTGAATTGTCCCTTTCTATTGGACTTTGATGCTTCCAATGAGTCGACAACCCTTCACTGATTATCTGTTTTGGCTGCCGACAGTTTTTAACCTTATCTTGCTTGCTGCCAACAAGCTACTGCAAGTTTTGAGAAACTCTGATTTATGAACAACTAATGTCACTTCCTCTTCCATTTTTGATTGCACACTAATACAGTAAtacctattcattcattttgcaGTGATAAGACACTCAAGGTCTGGAGCTTTGAAGGCCTTATCAGCGATTCTGACAAGCCTTACCGTCTTAAAACAAAAGGTTCTGTGGGGGCTCATAAGAATGATATTAACTCCGTGGCTATTTCACCAGATGACAGTTTTGTTTGTAGTGGTTCAGAGGTTggttgatttttgattttatagGTTTTTACAGTTTGAGATCTGTTTGCCACTGTCTCCAAATGACGCATTCTTAAGGCAATTTAGCCGTGAATACAAAAATTGTAAGAGAGCTCGTTGCCCTGTAACCACATATTGCTGTCATTGGAGCTTTACTCCGTATATACGTGTCGGCGTGTGAGATATGGATATCTGGTGGAGCTTTTCTTCTGATTTAAGTTCGTTATGCATTCTCATCTGACTTGTTAACTGTCTATCTAACATGACCAGGATCGTACTGCTCGTCTGTTTAAGCTTCCAGAACTCGTGGAGGTGGCGTCACTGGTGGGTCACAAACAGGGAATTTGGTTTGTTGAGTTTTCTCCTGTTGACCCTTGTGTTTTGACAGCATCTAAAGACAAGACCATAAAATTATGGTCAGTGCGTGATCACTCCTGCTTAAAAACATTTGAGGGTCACACATCTACTGTGTATAGAGCATCCTTCATCTCCCAAGGGGCTCAGCTTGTATCAACTGGTAAGTAGGCATTCTGTAACGTAACCTGACATGTGCTGTTGTTACCGGAATAATAAGATGCATCTTCTATTACCCTCCTTCCAGATGCGAATGGCATACTGAAGCTATGGAACGTAAAATCTATTGAATGCATTGCGACTTATGATCAGCACGAGGACAAGGTGGGTTTTGCTTTTCGACATTTCCTTCTCCTGCCTGCTATTTTAAAGAAATTCTTCCTGACCCGTGAGAACCTGAAGAATGTTAAAATATTTTAACTTGCTGCTTTCGGGCTATATAGTAATCTATCTGTACATGAATTAACTTCTCAGTTTCTTTTGCATAAGAATGAGGTGCATGCTAATATGTCCCCGAATATATATGTTTTTGCCTGTTTAATAAGCTGCATGCTGCATCAATGATTAACTGTAGGTATGGGCCTTGGCAATTGGAAGGAAAACAGAAATGCTCGCTACTGGAGGCAGTGATGCGATTATAAATCTATGGAATGATTCCACTGCTGCTGAAAAGGAAGAAGCCTTCCACAAAGAGGTGTGTTAAAGTCTAATCGACTTTCACTCATAATATGAATGGTAGTTCGATACTGTACCGGCTTAATCGTTGTTGGCTTATTTAGCCCAATCACTTTGAAGTATGCTTGCCTTGTCTTACATATACAGAAAGTTAAATGCTTTTAACCTTTATTTTATGAATCTTATGGTTGAGACGGAGATCCTGTGGACAATAGGTCAAGGTCACTGACGACCAAACTTTTGACTTGCTATAGGAAGAAGAGGTTCTGCGAGGTCAAGATCTCGAAAATGCAATATCGGATGCTGATTATGCCAAAGCTATCCTGCTCGCCTTTCAGCTTAAAAAACCTCACAAGCTCTTGGAACTGCTCTTAGAATTGTACAGGTAAAACTTGATTGTGGGCTTGTGGCTCTGGCCCTTTGCCTTAATGGTGGCTTTTTATGCGAAGACTAACTGTTGCTGCGACATTTGTGCAGGAAGAACATCAGAATAGATCATGTGAGAAATGCTCTACAGTCTCTCGGGATGGAAGAACTTGGTCGACTTCTTGAATATGTTAGAGAATGGAATACCAAGCCAAAGCTGTGCCATGTCGCTAACTCCGTGCTATTACAGGCTTTCAGTATCCATCGACCTATAGACATTGATGAGGTGTGTATTTCTGTTGTGAGGAAATCTTATTGCCTCATCCCCTGCAATTTGGCTTTGATTTCACGAAAAGTTCACTGTACTCGAATATACAGGTGAAAGGCATAGGGGAACTACTTGAAGGGCTCATCGCGTATTCTCAGAGGCACTACAATAGGATAGAAAGCATAGAAAGAAGCTTGTTCACGCTAGACTACACTCTTAACGCAATGTCTGTCATCGAACCAGAGGACGTTAGTAGGCTAACAGGTAGCACTTTAAAAAGAAATTTGGATAAGGAGACTGCATCTGATGTCCAAGAAGGGGGCATCACAGAAACAATGGAAACAAAGCcaaacaagagctcaaggaaaCGAAAGTTTCGGAATTCGACAGAAACTTGTACCGAGATGACTAAAACTTTGCTAGACACAAAAGCTACTTCAACTGTATAGTTGCTGTCACCATGTTTCTAAAGACATGTCAAGCTAATTAGTTTTGATGTAGTTTAGTTCAACTAATTAGTTAATTCTGATTTTTGGTAGAAACCACGAGTGTATTTAGTTTTGATTTGCGTAAATCTTCTTTAATTAGGTCTCTCAATTGGCCAtaatctataaaatactattaaaagcctaGACTAAAATGACTCATAAAGtccacgtagacaaagccacgtatgATCCTGAAATGCCCCTTTTGATTAACGAAATACCACGTTTAACTATGGAATGACACGGCCGCATCAATAAACTACCACAGTAAAatgtaaaaagaaaaaaatatttcAAATTAAATGTCTAATTTATCTATCTACAAAATCTATTTAAAACGGTAGTTAAAACAACAATTTAATGCCACGTCATATCAATTTAATGCCATGTCTATGTAATGTTTCACACATCATCTAGGCAACCCTAATCCTACGTGATTCAGCTTGATTGAGAATTGAGAACGTGTAATTTATTGATGTTGCCACTTTAATTAACTAAGAGAATAAAAGATCATGCGTTAGCTTGTCTTTCCATCTTTCTTGCACTCATCTAATTACTCTTCTATTCCATCTAATAAAGGGACGCTGCAAATTTATTGATACCTTCCGTTTCTCCAACCATTGAGCTTCTTTTGAGTCAATGCATGATTAAAACCAAGAGATTGCCATTGTAAATTGACCTAATATAAAAGCTACATTACACTCAATGATAAAAATGAGGTTGGTAAAGTATTGAAGGTATGATCTCTGCTCTTTTTCAGTTTATATTGTACGATGTAATATTTTTGTA is a genomic window containing:
- the LOC141626506 gene encoding protein TORMOZ EMBRYO DEFECTIVE-like translates to MTDVTASLKKSYKCTKFLEQFYSGGPVAVSTDGSFMACACNNTIKIVNCVTANASIKATLEGDSEAVTALAISPDNAFLFSASHSCQIMVWDLSSLTCVRSWKNIGEGPVLAMACDASGGMLATVGADRKVLVWDVDAGYCTHYFKGHTGIVNCILFHPDPNNLILFSASDDTTVRAWDLVAGKSKQCAATMKNHASAVVTLAISEDRRFLFSAGRDQVVSVWDLSSYTCKMTILTNEVLAAVCAIHSGTPFYDSLSLNKLGQSKSIQEVYFLTAGERGIVRIWEVCLSKKKYSEVVFKTDQDDQRRGFTAAHMLPSDQGLLCITADQQFLFYSPLKHSEKILHLSLTKRLIGYNEVIVDMKFVGEDENLLAVATNIEQVHVYDMASMSCSYVLAGHSKIVLCLDTFIGSSGSTYIVTGSKDKDVRLWDTETRKCVGVGIGHLKGVGAVAFSKKQRNFFVSGSRDKTLKVWSFEGLISDSDKPYRLKTKGSVGAHKNDINSVAISPDDSFVCSGSEDRTARLFKLPELVEVASLVGHKQGIWFVEFSPVDPCVLTASKDKTIKLWSVRDHSCLKTFEGHTSTVYRASFISQGAQLVSTDANGILKLWNVKSIECIATYDQHEDKVWALAIGRKTEMLATGGSDAIINLWNDSTAAEKEEAFHKEEEEVLRGQDLENAISDADYAKAILLAFQLKKPHKLLELLLELYRKNIRIDHVRNALQSLGMEELGRLLEYVREWNTKPKLCHVANSVLLQAFSIHRPIDIDEVKGIGELLEGLIAYSQRHYNRIESIERSLFTLDYTLNAMSVIEPEDVSRLTGSTLKRNLDKETASDVQEGGITETMETKPNKSSRKRKFRNSTETCTEMTKTLLDTKATSTV